The following are from one region of the Yoonia sp. R2331 genome:
- a CDS encoding VPLPA-CTERM sorting domain-containing protein, translating into MNKIKSLAAVAGFAAAAFASQASAATLSAGGMVYTPHAVAQLEASLLEVGASSDSQMATNLIDANSTLLGELDSGTSSDGGSIVFKFESAIAGLFAVNTSTTNDVGSFDDLRISWCSGVTGSSCSGEESFIMEPVSGQSLLASFGSAGDIKYLVATWTGVNQDFSNLDFRVVASVPVPAAGLLLLAGLGGLGAMKRRKG; encoded by the coding sequence ATGAACAAGATTAAGTCACTTGCCGCTGTCGCCGGATTTGCGGCCGCAGCGTTTGCAAGTCAGGCAAGTGCCGCAACGCTTTCTGCAGGTGGGATGGTTTATACGCCGCATGCCGTGGCGCAACTTGAAGCTTCGCTGCTGGAAGTCGGGGCAAGTTCCGACAGCCAGATGGCAACCAACCTGATCGATGCGAATTCGACCCTTCTGGGTGAGTTGGATAGCGGCACGTCGAGCGACGGTGGCTCGATTGTTTTCAAGTTTGAGTCGGCCATTGCTGGTCTGTTCGCCGTGAACACCAGCACAACCAATGACGTGGGATCATTCGATGACCTGCGCATCTCATGGTGTTCGGGCGTCACCGGTTCGAGCTGTTCCGGCGAAGAATCGTTCATCATGGAGCCTGTGTCTGGGCAGAGCCTGCTTGCAAGCTTCGGCAGCGCTGGCGACATCAAGTACCTTGTCGCGACCTGGACAGGTGTGAATCAAGACTTCAGCAATCTGGACTTCCGCGTTGTTGCATCGGTTCCGGTGCCTGCCGCTGGTCTGCTGTTGCTGGCTGGTCTGGGCGGTCTGGGTGCGATGAAGCGCCGCAAGGGCTAA
- a CDS encoding GatB/YqeY domain-containing protein, with translation MDMRSRVNAALKDAMKSKEADRLSTLRLINAAIKDREIAQRGTDEAEVGDAEVLSILGRMVKQRHESARAYEEGGRLELADKERSEIKVIEDFLPKQLDSEEAAAAVDAAIAEVGATSIRDMGKVMGVLKAKFTGQMDFGKVGPLVKDKLG, from the coding sequence ATGGACATGCGCAGCCGGGTCAATGCGGCCCTGAAAGATGCAATGAAGTCGAAAGAGGCGGACCGTCTGTCCACCCTGCGGCTGATCAACGCCGCGATCAAGGATCGCGAGATCGCGCAACGCGGCACTGACGAGGCCGAGGTGGGCGACGCAGAGGTGCTGTCAATCTTGGGGCGGATGGTCAAGCAGCGTCACGAAAGCGCACGCGCCTACGAAGAGGGCGGGCGGCTGGAGCTGGCCGACAAGGAACGGTCCGAGATCAAGGTGATCGAGGATTTCCTGCCAAAACAGCTGGATTCAGAGGAGGCCGCCGCTGCCGTGGATGCCGCGATTGCCGAGGTTGGCGCCACCAGCATCCGCGATATGGGCAAGGTGATGGGGGTCCTGAAGGCCAAGTTCACCGGTCAGATGGATTTCGGCAAGGTCGGCCCGTTGGTCAAAGACAAATTGGGGTAA
- a CDS encoding putative bifunctional diguanylate cyclase/phosphodiesterase — MLPATAAKNSDRKVFWAVLGTVALAGLLVVGTYYALQLAREHELRAKAQSDVRAWGEHLVDHTPGLPGLLAGQPASPAQQSAFHMAHSYGGVQGFSLFSLDGTQIVGHGNMPQRLTEQATLDAVQQAAANGTLHIWFEDVPDTSLHNVVDSVAILPLFADDGTQIGVAKQRTRHTSTAVSLSTVTGLVVMGVPILSAFAFLLPMLITIRITRKAKLREQELANLSRQDALTGLMNRNGIAGKIRPLFADRRDPAEQIGIILVDLDNFKAVNDIYSPAVADAYLCETANRLLRIAGAAGFVGRMNGDEFMLVLPTTTREALRRCADEVQHAIAAPCPIDGQQVQCTACIGLHLSPVGQPVDRALHAADLALNKAISDGYGQTVEYVDALDQVTGRHNQIESYLRSVGFDHAVEVYFQPFVDAETGQVNGFEALARLRDEQGNIVGPDEFIPVAESTGMIHELGKVVLRKAMRAARKWPAPIYISVNLSPVQFQNSNLANDIIADLDRIGLAPERLELELTESLLLQDEEGVSAVLQRLRHAGISVAMDDFGTGYSSLGYLWKYHFNKLKIDKSFLSGHDFEEGRYFDIIETIILLGHKLGMSVTVEGVETRRQVEVLTAMSCDQFQGFYFARPLTLEQANAVVQSLYAPIPKSA, encoded by the coding sequence ATGCTCCCTGCCACGGCCGCCAAAAATTCCGACCGCAAGGTTTTTTGGGCCGTTTTGGGCACGGTGGCACTCGCAGGGCTTCTGGTGGTCGGAACCTACTATGCATTGCAGCTCGCGCGCGAACATGAATTACGGGCCAAGGCGCAAAGCGACGTGCGCGCATGGGGTGAACACCTTGTGGATCATACGCCGGGATTGCCGGGCCTCTTGGCGGGTCAACCCGCGTCACCAGCCCAGCAATCCGCGTTCCATATGGCGCACAGCTATGGCGGGGTGCAGGGGTTTTCCCTCTTTTCCTTAGACGGCACGCAGATCGTTGGCCATGGCAACATGCCCCAACGGCTGACCGAACAGGCCACGCTAGACGCGGTGCAGCAGGCTGCCGCAAATGGCACGCTGCACATCTGGTTTGAAGATGTTCCGGACACCAGTCTGCACAACGTGGTCGATTCCGTCGCCATCCTTCCGCTTTTTGCAGATGACGGCACTCAAATCGGCGTGGCAAAGCAGCGGACTCGGCACACCAGCACAGCCGTATCGCTGTCGACGGTGACCGGCCTTGTGGTGATGGGCGTGCCGATCCTGTCGGCCTTTGCCTTTCTTTTGCCGATGCTGATCACGATCCGCATCACCCGCAAGGCCAAACTGCGCGAACAGGAACTCGCCAATCTGTCGCGGCAGGACGCGCTCACCGGGCTGATGAACCGCAATGGCATCGCAGGCAAGATCCGACCGCTGTTTGCCGACAGGCGCGACCCGGCTGAACAGATCGGGATCATTCTGGTCGATCTGGATAACTTCAAGGCGGTCAATGACATCTACAGCCCGGCCGTGGCAGATGCCTATTTGTGCGAAACCGCCAACCGGCTTTTGCGGATCGCGGGGGCTGCAGGCTTTGTCGGGCGGATGAATGGCGATGAATTCATGCTGGTCCTGCCCACCACCACCAGAGAAGCGTTGCGCCGCTGCGCAGACGAGGTGCAGCACGCCATTGCCGCCCCCTGCCCGATCGATGGTCAGCAAGTGCAATGCACTGCCTGCATCGGGCTGCATCTGTCGCCCGTGGGCCAACCGGTTGACCGCGCGCTACATGCCGCTGATTTGGCTCTGAACAAGGCGATTTCCGACGGTTATGGCCAGACGGTCGAATACGTCGATGCGCTCGATCAGGTCACCGGGCGACACAATCAGATCGAAAGCTATCTGCGCAGCGTCGGTTTCGATCACGCGGTTGAGGTTTACTTTCAGCCCTTCGTCGATGCCGAAACCGGGCAGGTCAACGGGTTCGAGGCTTTGGCCCGCTTGCGCGATGAACAGGGCAATATTGTCGGCCCTGACGAATTTATTCCTGTTGCCGAAAGCACCGGCATGATTCACGAGTTGGGCAAGGTCGTGCTGCGCAAGGCGATGCGCGCCGCCCGCAAATGGCCCGCCCCGATCTATATCTCCGTAAACCTCTCACCTGTGCAGTTTCAGAACAGCAATCTGGCCAATGACATTATCGCTGACCTTGACCGCATCGGGCTTGCCCCGGAACGGCTGGAACTGGAACTCACCGAAAGCCTGCTTTTGCAGGACGAAGAAGGCGTCAGCGCCGTCTTGCAACGCCTGCGGCATGCAGGGATCAGCGTCGCGATGGATGACTTCGGCACCGGATATTCCAGCCTTGGCTATCTGTGGAAATACCATTTCAACAAGCTCAAGATCGACAAATCCTTCCTCTCCGGCCACGACTTTGAAGAAGGGCGCTATTTCGACATCATCGAAACCATCATCCTGCTTGGTCATAAGCTGGGCATGTCGGTTACGGTTGAAGGGGTCGAAACCCGCCGTCAGGTCGAAGTCTTGACCGCCATGTCCTGCGACCAGTTCCAGGGCTTCTATTTCGCGCGGCCTCTGACGCTCGAACAGGCCAACGCCGTCGTGCAAAGCCTTTACGCACCGATACCAAAATCCGCCTGA
- a CDS encoding UbiH/UbiF family hydroxylase yields METDILISGGGVAGLTAAAAFGTAGFDVVIVDPAPPVTQADTPGADLRTTAFLQPARAFLDCAGLWDMLAPHAAPLQIMRIVDGAATPPVVRDFDAADISDQPFGWNLPNWLLRREMVARLSALPNVDFRPGTGFARMLTRTAEARVTLTDGQSLRAKLVIGADGRGSPVRAAAGIDVKTTRYGQKALTFAVTHAAPHDNISTEVHQTGGPFTLVPLPDHNGQPCSAVVWMDSGAEVARLAALSPADFNAAATARSAGVMGDLALVAGRSSWPIISQIANRLTAQRTALVAEAAHVMPPIGAQGLNMSLSDLASLLDLAEAHRASLGDTAMLDAYQAARHTDIRLRVTGIDALNRASIAGSSVLRDLRPWGIRALADTAPVRRQLMKLGLGAG; encoded by the coding sequence ATGGAAACCGACATTCTGATCTCGGGCGGCGGTGTGGCGGGTCTGACTGCTGCTGCGGCCTTTGGCACCGCTGGCTTTGATGTGGTCATTGTGGACCCCGCCCCGCCTGTCACACAGGCCGATACGCCCGGGGCTGATTTGCGCACGACCGCATTTTTGCAACCCGCGCGCGCCTTTCTGGACTGCGCCGGGCTTTGGGACATGCTCGCCCCCCATGCTGCACCTTTGCAGATCATGCGCATCGTTGATGGCGCTGCCACGCCGCCGGTTGTGCGCGACTTTGACGCCGCGGACATCTCGGACCAACCTTTTGGCTGGAACCTGCCCAACTGGCTGTTGCGCCGCGAAATGGTCGCGCGTCTCTCTGCCCTGCCAAACGTCGACTTCCGGCCCGGCACGGGCTTTGCGCGGATGCTGACCCGCACGGCAGAGGCGCGCGTGACGCTGACAGACGGGCAAAGCCTGCGCGCCAAACTGGTGATCGGCGCCGATGGCCGTGGCTCACCTGTGCGCGCCGCCGCCGGGATCGACGTCAAAACAACGCGCTACGGGCAAAAAGCGCTGACCTTCGCGGTGACCCACGCGGCCCCGCATGACAATATCTCGACCGAGGTGCACCAGACCGGCGGCCCGTTTACGCTGGTGCCGCTCCCCGATCACAACGGCCAACCCTGTTCCGCCGTCGTCTGGATGGACAGCGGGGCCGAGGTTGCGCGCCTCGCTGCCCTTTCACCCGCCGACTTCAATGCCGCCGCCACCGCGCGCAGCGCAGGCGTCATGGGCGATCTTGCGCTGGTGGCAGGCCGGTCCAGCTGGCCGATCATCAGCCAAATCGCCAATCGCCTGACCGCCCAGCGCACCGCATTGGTGGCAGAGGCTGCGCATGTGATGCCGCCGATTGGCGCGCAGGGCCTCAACATGTCGCTCAGCGACCTCGCCAGCCTGCTGGATCTGGCCGAAGCGCACCGCGCATCCCTTGGCGATACTGCCATGCTGGATGCCTACCAGGCTGCGCGGCATACCGACATCCGCCTGCGGGTCACCGGGATCGACGCGCTCAACCGTGCTTCCATCGCGGGCTCATCGGTCTTGCGTGACCTGCGGCCCTGGGGCATTCGCGCGCTGGCCGACACAGCGCCCGTTCGCCGTCAACTCATGAAACTTGGCCTCGGCGCGGGCTGA
- the carA gene encoding glutamine-hydrolyzing carbamoyl-phosphate synthase small subunit, which translates to MPAKPTACLALADGTIFYGRGFGATGQTTAELCFNTAMTGYQEIMTDPSYAGQIVTFTFPHIGNTGVTPEDDETADPVACGMVVKWDPTGPSNWRATEEMTTWLTRRGRIGIGGIDTRRLTRAIRQQGAPHVALAHDPDGNFDIDALVAAARGFSGLEGLDLAKEVTCAQSYHWNEMRWAWPEGYAPQTAARHKVVAIDYGAKRNILRCLASAGCDVTVLPATATAEEVLALNPDGVFLSNGPGDPAATGTYAVPMIKGVLETDLPVFGICLGHQMLALALGAQTIKMNHGHHGANHPVKDIETGKVEITSMNHGFTVDSQTLPDGVVESHVSLFDGSNCGIRLADRPVFGVQYHPEASPGPQDSYYLFERFAAAMDARAA; encoded by the coding sequence ATGCCAGCGAAACCAACCGCCTGCCTTGCACTTGCCGATGGTACGATCTTCTATGGTCGCGGCTTCGGGGCCACCGGCCAGACGACGGCAGAGCTTTGTTTTAACACCGCCATGACCGGCTATCAGGAAATCATGACCGATCCGTCCTATGCGGGCCAGATCGTGACATTCACTTTTCCCCATATCGGCAACACAGGCGTGACCCCCGAAGACGACGAAACCGCAGACCCCGTTGCCTGCGGCATGGTCGTCAAATGGGATCCAACTGGACCTTCGAACTGGCGCGCGACCGAGGAAATGACCACATGGCTGACCCGCCGGGGCCGGATCGGCATTGGTGGTATTGATACCCGCCGCCTGACCCGCGCGATCCGCCAGCAGGGCGCGCCGCATGTGGCGCTGGCCCATGACCCGGACGGCAATTTTGACATTGATGCGCTTGTGGCCGCCGCCCGCGGTTTTTCCGGCCTCGAGGGACTGGATCTGGCGAAGGAAGTGACCTGCGCGCAATCCTACCACTGGAATGAAATGCGCTGGGCCTGGCCAGAGGGCTACGCGCCACAAACCGCCGCCCGGCACAAAGTTGTGGCGATTGACTATGGTGCCAAGCGCAACATCCTGCGCTGTCTCGCCTCTGCGGGCTGCGACGTGACCGTCCTGCCTGCCACGGCCACCGCAGAAGAGGTTCTGGCGCTTAACCCCGATGGCGTCTTTTTGTCCAATGGGCCGGGCGATCCGGCGGCCACGGGCACCTATGCCGTGCCGATGATCAAAGGCGTGCTTGAAACCGATCTGCCTGTGTTTGGCATTTGTCTGGGTCACCAGATGTTGGCACTCGCCCTTGGCGCGCAGACGATCAAGATGAACCACGGCCATCACGGCGCCAACCACCCGGTCAAGGACATCGAGACCGGCAAGGTCGAAATTACGTCAATGAATCATGGGTTTACCGTTGACAGCCAAACCCTGCCCGACGGCGTTGTCGAAAGCCACGTCTCGCTCTTTGACGGGTCAAACTGCGGCATCCGTCTGGCGGACCGTCCGGTCTTTGGCGTGCAATATCACCCCGAGGCATCGCCGGGGCCGCAAGACAGCTACTATCTGTTTGAGCGTTTCGCAGCGGCCATGGACGCCCGCGCTGCGTAA
- a CDS encoding glycosyltransferase family 2 protein, which produces MTRLTPHLTPDPTAQVMHPLRSTLRLDLSTSDGAVSSDALDDAQHVATRLGLQLDDVLYAQHGLSRRTLVEAQTDLTKSQLIDPLRDPPDPRLVAQLGPALALRHGVLPWRRMGGCVVVLAPTALHFDRHRASLTALFGPVRMAFATTDQITRCISTQFATQLVRRAETRVPDAESCRNWAAPAALRLAIVFAGLLLLAAFAAPVLTFTILTALTVLLLTLATGVKAAAAIVGRAPLPEGPGAHDATPARLPVITLLIPLYREKAIADHLLNRLEAIDYPRELLDVCLVMEASDHTTRAAVGRARLLTWMRLITVPDGTIKTKPRALNYALDFAHGSIVGVYDAEDAPAPDQLRRVAHHFANADPAVACLQGMLDYYNPRANWLTRCFTIEYAAWFRVILPGYARMGLVVPLGGTTLFFRRHALERLGAWDAHNVTEDADLGIRLARHGFRTEFVNTVTEEEANGRFWPWVKQRSRWLKGYAITYGVHMRHPVRLWRDLGPWRFFGLQVLFAGTLAQFLLSPLLWSFWLIPFGLPHPISTILPAPALWTLAGLFLATELVSLAIAWVALGRAGKRGLWLWALSLQLYFPLATIAAYKGLLELTWKPFYWDKTAHGVLLPGTTRRLRPWQRPASNG; this is translated from the coding sequence ATGACGCGACTGACGCCCCATTTGACACCAGACCCAACTGCGCAGGTGATGCACCCCCTGCGCAGCACGTTGCGTCTTGACCTTTCGACGTCCGATGGCGCGGTGTCGTCCGATGCGCTCGATGATGCGCAACATGTCGCGACCCGGCTGGGGTTGCAGCTGGATGACGTGCTTTATGCGCAGCATGGATTGTCCCGCCGCACACTGGTCGAGGCGCAGACCGATTTGACGAAATCGCAGTTGATCGACCCGCTGCGAGACCCGCCTGACCCCCGGCTGGTGGCCCAACTTGGGCCTGCGCTGGCGCTGCGCCACGGGGTGTTGCCGTGGCGGCGCATGGGCGGCTGCGTTGTGGTGCTGGCGCCCACGGCGCTGCATTTTGACCGCCACCGCGCTTCGCTGACGGCGCTGTTTGGTCCCGTCCGCATGGCCTTTGCCACGACCGATCAAATCACTCGCTGCATCAGCACACAATTCGCCACGCAACTCGTTCGCCGCGCCGAAACCCGCGTGCCCGACGCCGAAAGTTGCCGCAATTGGGCGGCTCCGGCGGCGCTACGCCTTGCCATCGTTTTCGCCGGCCTCTTGCTGCTGGCCGCCTTTGCCGCCCCAGTGCTGACCTTCACAATCCTGACCGCCCTGACGGTGCTCTTGCTCACACTCGCAACCGGCGTCAAAGCCGCAGCCGCCATCGTGGGCCGCGCGCCCTTGCCCGAAGGCCCCGGCGCGCATGACGCCACACCTGCGCGCCTGCCCGTGATCACCCTGCTGATCCCGCTCTACCGCGAAAAAGCGATTGCAGATCACCTTCTCAACCGCTTGGAAGCGATTGATTATCCACGCGAATTGCTTGACGTCTGCCTTGTGATGGAAGCCAGTGATCACACCACACGCGCCGCTGTCGGCCGCGCCCGGTTGCTCACGTGGATGCGGCTGATCACCGTGCCGGACGGCACAATCAAAACCAAACCGCGCGCCCTGAACTACGCGCTCGATTTCGCGCATGGGTCGATTGTCGGCGTCTACGACGCCGAGGATGCCCCCGCCCCCGATCAACTGCGCCGCGTTGCCCATCACTTTGCCAATGCCGATCCTGCGGTGGCCTGCCTGCAAGGCATGCTTGATTACTACAACCCGCGCGCCAACTGGCTGACCCGCTGCTTCACCATCGAATACGCCGCCTGGTTCCGGGTCATCCTGCCCGGCTATGCCCGTATGGGGCTGGTCGTACCGCTCGGCGGCACCACACTCTTTTTTCGCCGCCACGCGCTCGAACGGCTTGGCGCCTGGGACGCACACAATGTCACCGAAGATGCCGATCTTGGTATCCGGCTGGCGCGCCACGGATTCCGGACCGAATTCGTCAACACAGTGACCGAGGAAGAGGCGAATGGCCGGTTCTGGCCGTGGGTCAAGCAACGCTCGCGCTGGCTCAAGGGCTATGCGATCACTTACGGCGTGCACATGCGCCACCCTGTCCGCCTCTGGCGCGATCTGGGTCCATGGCGGTTCTTCGGACTGCAAGTGCTCTTCGCGGGCACGCTGGCGCAGTTTCTGCTTTCCCCCCTGCTCTGGTCCTTCTGGCTGATCCCTTTTGGCCTGCCGCACCCGATTAGCACGATCCTACCTGCACCTGCCCTTTGGACACTGGCCGGGCTCTTTCTGGCGACCGAACTGGTCTCACTTGCCATTGCATGGGTGGCCCTTGGCCGCGCGGGAAAGCGGGGCCTCTGGCTTTGGGCCCTATCCCTGCAGCTCTATTTTCCGCTGGCGACCATCGCCGCCTACAAGGGTCTGCTGGAACTGACGTGGAAGCCGTTTTATTGGGACAAGACCGCCCACGGCGTGCTCTTGCCCGGCACTACTCGGCGGCTTCGACCTTGGCAGCGTCCAGCTTCAAACGGGTAA
- a CDS encoding GntR family transcriptional regulator codes for MPVPPRPQKDAYDLILEAIDSHIYTPGDRLVESDLAERLGVSRTPVREALQRLETQGLLTRDGRSLIVASLDHTQMSELYVVRGELEGLAARLAARHATPEEVAVLRDMLEADKALKDDAQALARANRRFHKQIHLASHNRFLVRQLDLVHRSMALLATTSISAEGRGADTLQEHEEIVRAIEKGDGDAAYRALHDHISKAYVTRLKLDAAKVEAAE; via the coding sequence ATGCCCGTGCCACCCCGTCCGCAAAAGGATGCCTATGATCTGATCCTTGAGGCGATCGACAGCCATATCTACACCCCGGGCGACCGGTTGGTGGAAAGCGATCTGGCGGAACGTCTGGGCGTGTCGCGCACGCCGGTGCGCGAAGCATTGCAACGGTTGGAGACCCAAGGGCTGCTGACGCGCGATGGGCGGTCGCTGATTGTGGCGTCACTGGACCATACCCAGATGTCCGAACTTTACGTGGTGCGCGGAGAGTTGGAAGGGTTGGCGGCCCGGCTGGCAGCCCGGCACGCGACGCCCGAAGAGGTAGCCGTGTTGCGTGACATGCTGGAGGCGGACAAGGCGCTCAAGGATGACGCGCAGGCGCTGGCCCGTGCCAATCGGCGGTTTCACAAGCAGATCCATTTGGCGTCACACAACCGGTTTCTGGTCCGGCAATTGGATCTTGTGCATCGGTCCATGGCGCTGTTGGCGACAACGTCGATCTCGGCCGAGGGCCGAGGGGCCGACACGTTGCAAGAGCATGAGGAAATCGTGCGTGCGATTGAAAAAGGCGATGGTGATGCGGCGTATCGCGCGCTGCACGACCATATTTCCAAGGCCTATGTTACCCGTTTGAAGCTGGACGCTGCCAAGGTCGAAGCCGCCGAGTAG
- the ctaD gene encoding cytochrome c oxidase subunit I, producing the protein MADAAIHGHEHEDNRGFFTRWFMSTNHKDIGILYLFVAGAVGFISVAFTVYMRLELMHPGVQYMCAEGARFIASGEVCTPNGHLWNVMITYHGVLMMFFVVIPALFGGFGNYFMPLQIGAPDMAFPRMNNLSFWMYVAGTALGVASMLSPGGNGQLGSGVGWVLYPPLSTSEGGMSMDLAIFAVHVSGASSILGAINMITTFLNMRAPGMTLHKVPLFSWSIFVTAWLILLALPVLAGAITMLLTDRNFGTTFFDPAGGGDPILYQHILWFFGHPEVYIIIIPGFGIISHVIATFSRKPIFGYLPMVYAMVAIGVLGFVVWAHHMYTVGMSLTQQSYFMLATMVIAVPTGVKIFSWIATMWGGSVEFKTPMLWAMGFLFLFTVGGVTGIVLSQAGVDRAYHDTYYVVAHFHYVMSLGAVFSIFAGIYFYFPKMSGRMYPEWAGKLHFWAMFIGANITFFPQHFLGRQGMPRRYIDYPEAYALWNYVSSWGAFLSFASFVFFIGVIFYSLLYGRRVSDPNPWNEYADTLEWTLPSPPPEHTFETLPKQSDWDKPHAH; encoded by the coding sequence ATGGCAGACGCAGCCATCCACGGCCACGAGCACGAAGACAACCGCGGCTTCTTTACCCGCTGGTTCATGTCCACCAACCACAAGGATATCGGCATCCTGTACCTCTTCGTTGCAGGTGCGGTCGGTTTCATTTCGGTGGCCTTTACCGTCTACATGCGGCTCGAGCTGATGCACCCCGGCGTGCAATACATGTGTGCCGAAGGCGCGCGGTTCATCGCCTCTGGCGAGGTTTGCACACCTAATGGTCACCTCTGGAACGTGATGATCACCTATCACGGCGTCCTGATGATGTTCTTTGTGGTCATCCCGGCGCTCTTTGGCGGATTTGGCAACTATTTCATGCCCTTACAGATCGGCGCGCCCGATATGGCCTTCCCGCGCATGAACAACCTGTCGTTCTGGATGTATGTCGCCGGTACCGCGCTTGGTGTCGCCTCGATGCTGTCGCCGGGCGGCAACGGGCAGCTTGGCTCTGGTGTGGGCTGGGTGCTTTACCCGCCGCTGTCGACGTCCGAGGGCGGGATGTCCATGGACCTTGCGATCTTTGCAGTCCACGTTTCAGGTGCCTCGTCGATCCTTGGCGCGATCAACATGATCACCACCTTCCTGAACATGCGCGCGCCGGGTATGACCCTGCACAAAGTGCCGCTGTTCTCCTGGTCGATCTTTGTGACCGCATGGTTGATCCTACTCGCCTTGCCCGTTCTGGCCGGCGCCATCACCATGCTGCTGACAGACCGTAACTTTGGCACGACATTCTTTGATCCTGCCGGTGGCGGTGACCCGATCCTCTATCAGCACATCCTGTGGTTCTTCGGCCACCCAGAGGTCTACATCATCATCATCCCCGGCTTTGGCATCATCAGCCACGTCATCGCCACCTTCAGCCGCAAACCGATCTTCGGCTACCTGCCGATGGTCTATGCGATGGTCGCGATCGGTGTGCTGGGCTTCGTCGTCTGGGCGCACCACATGTACACCGTGGGCATGTCCCTGACCCAGCAGTCCTACTTCATGCTGGCCACGATGGTGATCGCAGTGCCGACAGGTGTGAAGATCTTCAGCTGGATCGCCACAATGTGGGGCGGCTCGGTTGAGTTCAAAACGCCGATGCTTTGGGCGATGGGCTTCCTGTTCCTCTTCACCGTGGGCGGTGTGACGGGCATCGTACTGTCTCAGGCCGGCGTCGACCGGGCCTATCACGACACCTACTACGTCGTGGCACACTTCCACTATGTGATGTCGCTGGGCGCTGTCTTCTCGATCTTCGCGGGCATCTATTTCTACTTCCCCAAGATGTCGGGCCGCATGTACCCCGAATGGGCCGGTAAATTGCACTTCTGGGCGATGTTCATCGGTGCAAACATCACCTTCTTCCCGCAGCACTTCCTGGGCCGTCAGGGGATGCCACGTCGCTACATCGACTATCCCGAGGCTTATGCCCTGTGGAACTACGTCTCCAGCTGGGGCGCCTTCCTGTCCTTCGCCAGCTTCGTGTTCTTCATCGGCGTGATCTTCTATTCGCTGCTCTACGGTCGCCGGGTGTCTGACCCCAACCCGTGGAACGAATACGCCGACACGCTGGAATGGACCCTGCCCTCGCCGCCGCCCGAACATACGTTCGAAACGCTGCCCAAGCAGTCCGATTGGGACAAGCCGCACGCGCACTGA
- a CDS encoding DUF2244 domain-containing protein produces the protein MPYEWTPEPPQASANWRLSLWPYRSLLRRDFVLFMGATCLLVTLPLIVVLGSTILWGLLPFFALMVAGLWTALNISYRRGEVLEELTVTDDVAYLTRHNPKAPAQEWQANRYWVSVHLHPKGGPVDNYITLRGGDREVEIGSFLDASERLALYDDLKRALRP, from the coding sequence ATGCCCTACGAATGGACCCCGGAACCTCCGCAAGCCTCCGCCAACTGGCGGCTGTCGCTCTGGCCCTACCGGTCGCTTTTGCGGCGCGACTTTGTGCTTTTCATGGGGGCAACCTGCCTCCTTGTGACTTTGCCGCTGATCGTGGTTCTGGGATCAACTATCCTTTGGGGTCTTTTGCCTTTCTTTGCGCTGATGGTTGCAGGTCTGTGGACCGCGCTCAACATCAGCTACCGCAGGGGCGAGGTGCTCGAGGAATTGACCGTCACGGATGATGTCGCCTACTTGACCCGGCACAACCCCAAGGCACCGGCGCAGGAATGGCAGGCCAACCGCTATTGGGTCAGCGTACATCTGCACCCCAAGGGCGGCCCGGTCGACAATTACATCACCCTGCGCGGCGGCGACCGCGAGGTTGAAATCGGCAGCTTTCTGGACGCCAGCGAACGGCTCGCCCTTTATGACGACCTCAAACGCGCTTTGCGTCCCTAG